The Pyrus communis chromosome 14, drPyrComm1.1, whole genome shotgun sequence sequence gaactgaatctattcattttttttactacaaatgaatgtcttaacggTTTGcgatttgtctaattttataTAACGGTGATCTCTAAAAGATGAATTGAAATATAGACGGTTTAGATCCttgaaaaaaattacagaaTGGAAGCCACGAAAACGTGTGTcctaagatatatatatatatagggtggATCCAGAGATACACATTTTGAAACCTATTTTCTAGGGCTcactttataatatatttcaattatttgaaaattgtCTATATTTTCGTATtttattcatagatcatccttacgaaaaattagacaaatccaaaactattaagacattcatttgtagtgacgAAAATAGATGAATACGGTGctacaaagaaacactaaatttaatcGATTTGTTATATGATTTaggatttggatgatttttggtAGATATGATCTTTGAAGTAAAACATAAAAGATAGATGGTTGggtcgttgaaatacattacggaGTGGGTTGCACAAAACATGTTTGTCGAAATGCATGTATAATTTCCAATGCATGTGTGTTTAAAGCGTATGTACTAGATCCTAAAcccatgtatgtgtgtgtgtgtgtgtgtgtgtgtattacgCGGGCAGATTTGTGATATTactttttttacataatttttgacACATGTTTTTGTGAGACCCACttcataatgtattttaacgattcGAACAATTtatcttttagaacatcattcatatatatatatatatatatatatatatatatatattacgtGGGCGGATCTGTGATATTACTCTTTTTACACAATTTGTGACACACGTTTTTGTGAGACCCACtccataatgtattttaacaattCGAACAATTtatcttttagaacatcattcatagataatctttgtaaaaaattagacaaaccCGAAATCATtaaaacattcatttgtagtgaagaaaaaaGATACAGTTCTACAAGAAATCCTAAACCATATTCAACAATCATATGGTTTTagatttgggtgatttttgggAGACATAATCTTTGAGGTAAGACATTAAGATAAACAattagatcgttgaaatacattataaaATGGACCTCACAAAAACATGGATCAAAAGGTGTGTCAAAAGCTTATATCCTCGGATCCTAAacccatacacacacacacacacacacacacacacacacatatatattgttAACCATGATTAAGCCAAATAACACATTGATACTCACCTCTTTAACATGGTGAACAAATTAGGACACTTGAGTTTAGTTGAGGACGTACCGTAGAAAGGAAAGAATCTGCACGACCGAACTTGTAGAGAACTGCAGTGACGGCGATCTTGTTTGCTACGTTGGGATCGGAGCTTAGATGAACCAAGTGGAGCTCCATGTCATATACTCTGCCGTTGATGGAATGCTCCGCTGGGGCATGCCAGTGACCTTGTTTTAGCGGATACTCAGTACCATTTATCTTAATTGTTCCAGCGTCGTCCACCCATTGAACCTGCAAATTCATAGATAATAATTAAGTTGATAATCTTTTCTTTGTAATTCTTCTAGTTTGAACTGTTCGTTTTCtagaagagagagaatgaaaagttattttaatttataagttttgttcttttcattgtcCTTCATTTCTCCACCACCCTCCCTCCACCacttatatatgtatgtatgcacaTAATTAGAGATGGTAATTCATTCCGTTAAACCTGATAACCATTCGAATGGGGAGAATTTAGGAATGAAAATTCATGTATGTTTTGGATATGGTTTTAGGGTTGCCAATTCGTAACCGGCCCCGAATCTGCcccaaatataatatatatgtatgtatattcgtcaagtattgaaattatttgataatttgttttgtttttctcccGTAGTggctgttgtatttgcttttgtcattgctttcatttttttatggGATCAATTTGCCTTAATTTTCATGGTTATGAGGATGGCTATGACATTTGCATTCCCAAACTAAACTGTTGTCATCCCTATATGTACGTAAGATGAATACAAAACAATGAACAATGAACTGAGTTGATGGAGCTTATTAGCAATATACACAATATCAGAATAATAATGTTATTTAGACATATAAAAATGATACATTTGTTGACAATGAAAAGGTTTGTTTTGCTCAGTCACTAGTACTAGAgttttagtgatattttttctGTACTTGTAAGAAgaaacttatttttttattcatgtggatggtgattttgataccaaattattataGGTAGCCCATTGAATAATCTATCTcaaatctcatattttattgTTAAATATTGTTGTGTatcaaaactaaataaataaataaaataacattaccGAAATATCATGGCCTCTGTTCTTGATAGTTGCATTACGAGGTCTGTAGTTGGTCTTAAGCTTCCCTAAGTTTGGGAATAATGTAACCCTGTGATTTGATAAATCTATTGGAGATTGCATGCTCCCGCTGTTACACGCCGCCCATTCTTCCTTAATCTCCCCCCAATGCTTTGGCCCCTTTCCACCCTCTTGAAGATAATCAAACTCTCTTTCATCCTCTGCAATACATATGCAGATatgattcattttttttttctttaaaaacaaaggaaaaataaataaaagcatgtTGTGGGATTGTGCTTACTTACCGACTTCTTGAGCTGTGAGGGATCCGGAATACGCGAGTAgaactaaaaagaaaagaaaacaagaaattgagATGGGTTTGCTTCGATGGGGCTCCATGTTTATCGCAAGCAGATTGGAGATTATTAGCAGCTGTTGGCACTACCTAGCTCGCATGTGTAAGAATATATGGTGAGAGTAGGTTtatatataaacatggatgaGTTCCGTACCGTACGTAGTTGATAGAAACAGAAATTTAAATTGTACACAttttaatcaataaaaaaaaccaaggaGAAGGCATACGTATCAGAAATTAGTGGTTGATTGTTTCGGAAATTAAAGCCTTACTACGATCAAATTCTTTCTTAGTTAAGGTAATTAtcacttgtaataaaaaaaaaggtattaaGACAAACTGTTATTTACTTAAAGAGTAGATAACAACATGCAACTGGATAAAGTTCTACTAAATAATCTGATTCCGGAAAACTGTGAATTGAAAAGTTAACATCTAATTGTGAACCAtaactaattataaaaatacgAAAATGAAGTTACAgtcaaacaagaaaaaatacACACAACCAAAGTTGACATTGTTTTCTCTTATTGATGCTAACATTAAGTCATAAGTTGACATTTGTTATAAACATATGTAAACTATAAtcctgttggatttgattataaAGAAGAAGCTCTTAAGGTCCAATTATTCTGTTCAACTATTGGTTGTAGAAATAAGTAAATGGTTAGTTGAGGAGGTGGGACAAAAATCCTTTGTCGTTTATCAAAATGTCTTCGTCAAGGTACCGTGGCATCATAGTTGTTTGGACTTTTATCTACCGTACACATGGTTCaccacaaataaaaaataaaactaaaaaaacataGCGTGCACATGCAGAGCATCGTACTTGCAACACATAGATTATAACGTTGACTTCAAAAGCCATGCACACAGTGCGACACACGATTCGTAAGAGCTGACGAAATACTAGAGAATATTAAGGaagttaaattttttaaattaaatttgtaaataaaatgataTGATTGTAGATTAGATTTTCAATTAAATATCAAGtgatgtgtttattttttatcagTAATACATTATTTGAATtgcaatttaattaaaaaaatttgatcttcataATATTTCCTTCACCTGTTTTGCCATTACTCAGGAACTAGCAGCCTAATGGTAACTACTAATTACTGTAAATGGTAATTGTCTTAGTGGCTTCCTAAAAGTGCAACAGATCAGCCACTTGCTGACTTGCTATGTAACTAAGAACAGAGGATCctataaatagagaaatttttcaatgtgactgaAAACGAGATGATACACTACATATTGTTGTACAAATGGTAGGAcatgtatgttaaaaagttaataacttaaatattaaaattttccactacttatataaaaacaagaGGTGGTACCCACTCGTATTtcggtcacaatgaaaaatttctcttgtAAATGAGGGATGGCGTTTCCATAATGAATGCTTAATGTTTTGGCCAAACATGTAGACATGGGTTAGATTTTTAGTGCGGGAATGAAATTGATGGTTCGGTATATATATTGTAGCCTATATTTAATTGAGGGGTGCggcatagagagaaagagagtagaGAATAGGCTTGAGGAATTGTGTATTAATTCCTCAATCcttgtacctttatttatagtaataaggaggaGAGAGACTTGCTCTTCAAGTAATATAAAGTCTATTAGGAAAGATCTTCTAAATCCCAAGGGATTCCTAATCTATCTctacttaggatttacacaatcacaatattGATATGAACATATGTCACAACACTCtcctttaattttattattgcaGGGGCGCTAACGAGCAAGAAAAGGCCCCTTACTATAGATAGGCTAAGGCGCCTTTACATTATAATAGAAGGCGCTTCTTTCTCAAAGTAAAGTTTCTCGCTTGTGCAAATACTTAAGTAGATGGTGCATCAGGTCTTCAAGAAAATGTAGAagcagttgatgaagttgtctTATCTAGTCGGCACAATTAGCAAATGCAAGTCTCAAAACAAACGGAAGAATGCATGGGTGGCAAAACTCACAAAATCTCGCTATGgcaaaacccaaggtgggacgAAGGCCATGGTCAAAGGAGAAAatgtgagaagttgcattaagtcaaaactatatgtCTTTAGGATGCAAGTGGAATGTACATAAGGGTATGACCAACCCAGGATAGGTGCCTCgacaaaacctagttaggtagcaaaaacccagtgggaaaaatgctcctaatcgtagggaaaaatagtacattaaggtcaagtaagtatacttctggatattcctcctgagtttgacaaaacttccaaatgaaacTACAAGCATCTCAAGTGAGAaagttacgcataccaattcctcgaacAAGTTTCTGGAAGGTAGACTTCGACACTAACGTTATGTAGAGGTCGGAAAGGTTGTTTGGGATCGGACtacttgacttcaatcttttgatGCTCATGTTGATGTATACATAATATGCTTGGTGTTTACTTGTTCGATGTATCATAATATGGTCGATACATACGGTGTTGTCTTCATGGATCGTTATTAGGACTTAACAATGGATGAAAGTCGCAAGGATTTTGAATATGCTCCACAAGGGTTCTCGACCATATTTCTCACGTGATGAGATACagtgagtcttggaacgattcaaAGGTTTCGCAACGAATGGTCTATCTAGTtaacctccaagatattgcggtgTTCCTTAATGGTAAAGGCATAACCATTCGAGAACGTACCTTGTGCGGTTAGATAGTTAGTCTGATTTAGCGAATCCCACAAGGTAGGCATCATTCCAAAAATCAAGGGGTGTGATCTATTCTGAGATGCATAGGGATAGATAAGCTCAAATCCATAGTCAcaaaaaaaatgtctttaacaccacaTTTTGTGGTGGCGTGTAGACGCAATGTTGCTTTATGCCAAAAGATTATCAGCACATAAGAATTCTGATCTATTGCATTTGAGTTAAGTACAACAAACACCAATGGTACTTTGATATGGTTGCTTCATGTTCGAATATGGAACCTTGTGCTCTATACCCTTCGTAAAGGTCTCATTTACATCTAGTATACAGACGATCAGGGTATACTCAGACGTAACACCTTATGGGTGTAGTTTGATTAGTGGACCAGAATACCATTAGAACTAGCTTGAAACTTCAGGTCGAGGTAATGTCGAGTTCTCCTAGTATCATTCTTCTTAAAGTCTAACTTTAGGTGCGAGTCAGTTTTCTCAACTCTACCAATTTCGAATTTTGTACACGCAGGGGCATATATCCCTAACTAatcaaatattcacttagaCGAGTATACTACATCTGCCCGGATAGTTCTGCATCCGCAAAGTGAAGGCCTCATCAAAACTGAAATGGTGTTtttgtggtctagaactatttgaatcaGTACATGTAAGTCCTTTGGAAACTCCATGTAAGTTTCGTATTAGGATCCCAACTACAACCACGTTTGTAATGCTGCAATCAATCACCTGACGTATAAGAGAAGCCTTGCGCCATAAGGCATCAttcacactatttcattcatctcattctCATAGATTGATTCTTCTAGTTGATCAATCAATTCTACGTTTACATTAATCAATGAAATGCGGTTCGTTATTgttgtttttcatttatgtcagtAGTTACCATATAAATGAAACATCATctatgataatctcattccaattctacatctcatccaaactagtatactagaccaagaacttcaagccTCAGGAGTAATCCGgatttaatctcatgagatgaaaAAGATTGAAGCAGTGATCAAAGGGCGGATTTGCTCATGCCATGTTCCTCCAATTTTTGGGTAAGTTAATCCTCGAATCAACTGATCTGCCACACTTCTAGCGTAGGATAGATTGATTGGCTAGCTGCCAATGTACAAGGGTAGGCCACAGTAGTGGCGTTTCTCCTTTCGGGACAAAGGTCCattgtacatttggtacatttatCTTTGCAAGCatatttgcagctggtatatgtgatctcgtcacttttTACTAGATCAGAGGAAGTGTCTAGTTATACTCTGACGATTTAGATtgggatcgagatgagacatagtagGGACGTCCAAAATAATTTGCATCGTTCTTTTAGGatcgttgacgttcttatcttcCCCTAACAGTGGGAAGACTATCTCATAAAAGTGACAATCCGTAAAACAAGCGATAAAGAGATTGCCTGTcaaaaggttctaagtaacgaatgttagaaggagaatcataatcgacataGAAATCCATCCTTCCATGAggacccttttttctttttttttcttttgtatgtaAGGGTGATGCAAAATGGTACATAGACCGCACGACTAAAGACGCGCAGATGCAATATGTCAGGTTTGTATCTAGTAACCAACTGACACATGCTTTATAAGGTTGGCTCGTGACgggcctcaggcggaccaacatggttgct is a genomic window containing:
- the LOC137714788 gene encoding alpha carbonic anhydrase 7-like; translation: MEPHRSKPISISCFLFFLVLLAYSGSLTAQEVEDEREFDYLQEGGKGPKHWGEIKEEWAACNSGSMQSPIDLSNHRVTLFPNLGKLKTNYRPRNATIKNRGHDISVQWVDDAGTIKINGTEYPLKQGHWHAPAEHSINGRVYDMELHLVHLSSDPNVANKIAVTAVLYKFGRADSFLSTLMKDVESMTDQMEERSMGIIDPREIKIRGKSYYRYMGSLTVPPCTEGVIWTINKKIHTVSRDQVNLFRLAVHDYAEANARPVQPHNLRDIKVYDKSARSTNKH